The window GGTAATTCGTCAACAGGTTCAATGTTAGCTTCAAAAACCAATGCGCCTGCTTTGGGCTTGAGTGCCGACACTGGTGTTATTGATCCTGCAGCTTCCTATATAGTTTGCTACGGTATTTAATGCATAGCATTGCTAACCTTAAGCCCACTTCGGTGGGCTTTTTTATTGCATATATTTTATCCATACAAGCTAGCTAGTCAATTTAACTGCTTGCTTACGCGCCAAATTGTTTTAGAATGGTGACTTCAAAAAAAACTCAACAAAAACAGACGTACAATTTAGCTGCAAATGACCAACAATATCGTAGAAATTGATAATCTTTCCTTTGGGTACAAAGGGCGATTGCTGCATAAAGGCATCAATATGGTGTTTCCACGCGGTAAGGTTGTGGCGATTATGGGCGGTAGCGGTAGCGGTAAAACTACTTTATTACGACTGATTGGCGGCCAAATCAAGCCTTCAAAAGGTGAAGTGCGCGTTCATGGTGATGTGGTACACAAACAAGACCGCGATGGCATATTTAAATTGCGTCGTAAGATGGGTATGCTGTTTCAACAAGGTGCGTTGTTTACTGATTTATCCGTGTATGAGAATGTTGCGTTTCCTATGCGTGAATTAACGGATTTGCCAGATTCTATGATTCACGATTTGGTGTTGATGAAGCTCAATGCAGTAGGCTTACGCGGTGCGCATACACTGATGCCTGCAGAGCTTTCAGGTGGCATGGCGCGACGTGTAGCTTTGGCGCGTGCTATTGCTTTAGACCCTGCAATCATGATGTACGATGAGCCATTTGCTGGATTAGATCCAATTTCCATGGGCGTGATCTGCAGCTTGATTCGTAGTTTAAATGATGCGTTAGGCGCGACTTCGATAATCGTTTCGCACGATGTTAAAGAAACATTTCTAATTGCGGATTACGTTTATTTTGTAGCGAACGGTGTGGTGACGGCTGAAGGTACGCCAGATGATTTAATGAAATCAACCTTGCCATTTGTACATCAGTTTGTGCACGGTGATAAAGATGGTCCTGTACCATTCCATTACCCAGCGGGTAATTATCAAGCTGAATTAATGAAACAAAAATAGCCTTAAGTAAACTCATGCCAGCAAGCTTACATTAAATGACCAAATCAAATCCTCTCGTTAGCATTATTAAAACCTTGCAAGGTATAGGCCATCGCATGGTTGAGCGTATTTGGCGCTTAGGTGCGGGGGCTAGGTTGTTCTTTTTAACTATTGTGTACTCAGGTGAAAGCTTTAAGCGTTTTCATCTCACCATGCGTGAGATTTACTCAACGGGCGTAATGTCTCTGTTGATT is drawn from Methylotenera versatilis 301 and contains these coding sequences:
- a CDS encoding ABC transporter ATP-binding protein, with translation MTNNIVEIDNLSFGYKGRLLHKGINMVFPRGKVVAIMGGSGSGKTTLLRLIGGQIKPSKGEVRVHGDVVHKQDRDGIFKLRRKMGMLFQQGALFTDLSVYENVAFPMRELTDLPDSMIHDLVLMKLNAVGLRGAHTLMPAELSGGMARRVALARAIALDPAIMMYDEPFAGLDPISMGVICSLIRSLNDALGATSIIVSHDVKETFLIADYVYFVANGVVTAEGTPDDLMKSTLPFVHQFVHGDKDGPVPFHYPAGNYQAELMKQK